A single Populus alba chromosome 7, ASM523922v2, whole genome shotgun sequence DNA region contains:
- the LOC118047841 gene encoding uncharacterized protein has translation MRLSVEGLSPYQKDELRQFAEWILLIGDGQICDLAVSDDHDAAFIKIPCELQVEVIDSPIAAIVSTIYPDIERAHLDPFYFKDRAIVTPKNLTVSEINNFILDIIPGHKYNFLSCDSIQTTSGDIDNIDLLYPIEFINQLDFNGVPQHSISLKIGTPIMLLRNLSPSAGLCNGTRLIVTQLAERIIEAQIIIGSNIGDRVFIPRIVFPVNDKKCPFTIKRRQFPIRPCYAMTINKSQGQSLKIVGVFLKEQVFSHGQLYVALSRVTSKNGLKIISLDHEGKPSCYAKNIIYKDIIQLLPKG, from the exons atgcgACTATCAGTTGAAGGTTTAAGCCCATACCAAAAGGATGAACTTAGACAGTTTGCAGAGTGGATCCTTTTAATTGGTGATGGACAAATATGTGATTTGGCTGTTTCGGATGATCATGATGCGGCATTTATCAAAATCCCATGTGAGCTTCAGGTTGAAGTAATTGATTCTCCAATTGCAGCTATTGTCTCTACCATATATCCTGACATTGAAAGGGCTCATCTTGACCCATTCTACTTTAAAGACAGAGCAATTGTTACACCGAAGAACCTAACTGTTTCtgagattaataattttatccttgatatTATACCTGGTCATAAATACAACTTTCTTAGTTGTGATTCTATCCAAACAACTTCTGGTGATATTGACAACATCGATTTATTGTATCCAATTGAATTTATCAACCAGCTTGACTTTAATGGTGTGCCCCAACACAGTATTTCTTTGAAAATTGGCACACCGATTATGTTACTTCGGAACCTTAGTCCCTCTGCTGGTTTATGCAATGGAACAAGGCTTATTGTTACACAGCTTGCCGAGCGAATTATTGAAGCCCAAATTATTATCGGTTCTAACATTGGAGATCGAGTTTTTATTCCACGAATTGTCTTTCcagttaatgataaaaaatgccCCTTCACAATCAAACGGAGACAATTTCCTATTAGGCCTTGCTATGCTATGACTATTAATAAAAGCCAAGGACAATCACTTAAGATTGTTGGTGTCTTTTTGAAAGAACAAGTTTTCAGTCATGGTCaattatatgttgctttatcaaGAGTTACATCAAAGAATGGACTTAAAATCATTTCCCTCGATCATGAAGGAAAACCATCATGTTATgccaaaaacattatttacaagGATATCATTCAATTATTACCAAAAG GTTAG
- the LOC118047826 gene encoding ribonuclease III domain-containing protein RNC1, chloroplastic, which produces MELSSSFSQLPKISDISFSSSCAPFPLQIRYLKPHHKTLQNLGVFAVAVDPQELPKNSPQRLLKELAERKKTTSPKKRIPPKRFILKPPLDDKRLAQRFLNSPQLSLKQFPLLSSCLPSSRLNNADQTWIDEYLLEAKQALGYPLEPSDRFGDDNPAKQFDTLLYLAFQHPSCERTNARHVRSGHSRLCFLGQYVLELAFAEYFLQRYPRESPAPLRERVFGLIGKRNLPKWIKAASLHNLIFPYDNMDKLQRKEREPPVKSVFWALFGAIYLCFGMPEVYRVLFEVFEMDPEAEDCQPKLRRQFEDVDYVSVEFEGKQLSWQDVAALQPPEDALFAHPRLFRACVPPGMHRFRGNIWDYESRHHVMRTLGYPLTMRDRIPDITKARNIELGLGLQLCFLHPSNHKFEHPRFCYERLEYVGQKIQDIVMAERLLMKHLDAPGKWLQEKHRRVLMNKFCGRYLREKHLHKYIIYADKVADAYEHNRRLRNPSTTAVNHALHGLSYTIYGKPDVRRLMFDVFDFEQTQPKLV; this is translated from the exons ATGGAActctcctcttctttctctcaATTACCAAAAATATCTGACATCTCCTTCTCATCTTCTTGTGCTCCTTTCCCCCTTCAAATCAGATACCTTAAACCCCACCACAAAACCCTACAAAATCTTGGTGTTTTTGCAGTCGCTGTAGACCCACAAGAACTCCCTAAAAACAGCCCTCAAAGACTTCTTAAAGAACTAGCAGAACGCAAGAAAACCACATCCCCAAAGAAAAGAATACCCCCAAAAAGATTCATACTTAAACCCCCACTCGATGATAAAAGACTCGCACAGAGGTTTTTGAATAGCCCTCAACTGTCCCTCAAACAATTTCCATTATTGAGTTCTTGCTTGCCTTCTTCAAGGCTGAACAATGCTGATCAAACTTGGATTGATGAGTATTTGTTAGAAGCCAAGCAAGCTTTGGGGTACCCTTTAGAGCCAAGTGACAGATTTGGGGATGATAATCCTGCTAAACAGTTCGATACTTTATTGTATTTGGCATTTCAGCATCCGAGTTGCGAACGGACTAATGCCAGGCATGTGAGATCAGGGCATTCAAGGTTGTGCTTCTTGGGGCAGTATGTTTTGGAATTGGCTTTCGCTGAGTATTTCTTGCAGAGATATCCTAGGGAGTCTCCTGCTCCTTTGAGGGAAAGAGTTTTTGGGTTGATTGGGAAGAGGAATTTGCCCAAATGGATTAAAGCTGCCAGTTTGCACAACTTGATTTTTCCTTATGATAATATGGATAAGTTGCAGAGGAAGGAGCGAGAACCGCCAGTTAA GTCTGTGTTCTGGGCTCTGTTTGGGGCAATATACTTGTGTTTTGGCATGCCAGAAGTATATCGTGTTCTTTTTGAAGTATTTGAGATGGACCCAGAAGCAGAGGATTGCCAGCCAAAATTAAGGAGGCAATTTGAAGATGTAGATTATGTTTCTGTTGAATTTGAAGGCAAGCAGCTCAGCTGGCAAGATGTTGCTG CTTTGCAGCCTCCTGAAGATGCTCTCTTTGCACACCCTAGGCTTTTCAGGGCTTGTGTCCCACCAGGCATGCACCGATTCCGAGGAAATATATGGGATTATGAAAGCAGACACCATGTTATGCGAACATTGGGCTATCCCCTAACAATGAGAGACAGAATTCCAGACATAACTAAAGCTAGGAATATCGAACTTGGACTTGGGTTACAG CTCTGTTTCTTGCACCCATCAAACCACAAATTTGAGCACCCTCGATTTTGCTATGAGCGATTAGAATATGTCGGCCAAAAGATCCAG GATATTGTCATGGCCGAGAGATTACTGATGAAGCATCTAGATGCTCCTGGAAAGTGGCTACAGGAGAAGCACCGCCGTGTTCTCATGAACAAGTTCTGTGGAAGGTACTTGAGAGAGAAGCATCTCCATAAATATATCATCTATGCTGACAAGGTTGCAGATGCATACGAGCACAATAGAAGACTAAGAAACCCTTCGACAACTGCTGTTAACCATGCCCTCCACGGGCTTTCATACACTATATATGGGAAACCAGACGTGAGGCGCCTCATGTTTGACgtttttgattttgagcaaACTCAACCAAAACTTGTATGA
- the LOC140955813 gene encoding uncharacterized protein: MTSPHGHVQPDEYVSSSPYSQFVLNDYETPVDRILLSDNPSSSNTPSAPQHTQGVGTLVCSRHHIDIQTTFSLSSNIVQTESNEINAARLSNPPQSTALASFHCYLIEYIDFGDKTYKCNHCNALFWLQERLARSAKTNPCFTLCCNSGKVVLPAPQETPNYLDNLLNPHIGSSSKKFRREIRAYNSMFAFTSMGAVVDHSINSRPGSYVFKVNGYCHHLMGSLLPMDNRGPKFAQLYIFDTDNEVSNRLQPFCNENFQSSLDSQIVVGLINMLDSSNQLVRLFRHAGQRFGDVEVPEFKLRLIGKRDDDSRQYDDPSLNDIGGLVVGDIGHCQSDRDIIIESLSGTLQRISKLHPKFMSLHYPLLFPYGEDGFHTDIPLAHQEQQPPKKRQKVSMRAYYAYLIHEREKQESTLIKGGRLYQQFLVDAFVNVEEERLDFIRANQENLRSEHYKGIHDAVTRGDIDGSTTGKIILPSSLTGSPRYMINNYQDAMAICRCYGNPDLFITFTCNVNWPEIRREIKKTRSYQPEDKPDIIARVFHSKLIDMMSFIKSGKPFGRTIADVCAVEFQKRGLPHTHLLVWLAPEFKFRSPEDVDSIISAEIPDKHQDPICYEIVSKFMMHGPCGAANPKAQCNQSLSSVLGRPGINKTMLTEWFERNRVAVDARDLFYSQFPNKYVWDARQKEWIVRSRGFCLGRIVYVHPAAGELYFLRMLLNHIKGAKSFEDLRQISGTIFPTFQLACKALGLLGDDKEWSDAFGEAIPTASSPQLRQLFINIIMFCEVADPNSLFDQFWHSMHDDIEYHLRSSFSMLNVRLSDDELKNYVLYELEQLFNASGTSLEDHKLPMPNGRLMDEVRNKLLREELSYDLAELRNNHSLAMPLLNPCQRNIYDSVITSILQKKQALIFVHGHGGTGKTFLWHTIINRVRSEGSIVLAVASSGIASLLLPGGRTTHSRFKIPLEVNESSTCEIKHNTHLSRLLEITSLIVWDEAPMNNRFCFEALDKSLRDVLRLNNPFGGKSVLLGGDFRQILPVIPGGTKEEIINASFTSSLL, from the exons ATGACAAGTCCTCACGGACATGTTCAACCGGATGAGTATGTGTCATCTTCTCCATACTCACAATTTGTCTTGAATGACTACGAAACCCCTGTTGATAGAATCTTGCTATCCGATAACCCGAGCTCTTCAAATACACCATCTGCTCCACAACATACTCAAGGGGTTGGCACTTTGGTTTGTTCACGCCATCACATAGATATACAAACCACCTTCTCCTTATCAAGCAACATAGTGCAAACTGAAAGTAATGAAATTAATGCAGCAAGGTTATCCAATCCTCCACAGTCTACCGCCCTTGCTTCATTTCACT gttatttaattgaatacatTGATTTTGGGGATAAAACATACAAGTGTAACCATTGCAACGCTCTTTTTTGGTTGCAAGAACGCTTGGCCCGTTCAGCCAAAACAAACCCATGCTTTACACTTTGTTGTAATAGTGGGAAGGTTGTGCTTCCTGCTCCACAAGAAACACCTAACTATCTTGATAACCTCCTTAACCCACACATTGGTTCATCGTCCAAAAAGTTTCGACGTGAAATTCGTGCTTATAACTCAATGTTCGCTTTCACGTCCATGGGGGCTGTGGTAGATCATTCTATTAATTCTCGGCCTGGATCTTATGTTTTTAAGGTCAATGGATATTGCCACCATCTTATGGGTTCTCTTCTACCCATGGATAATAGAGGCCCCAAGTTTGCACAACTTTATATTTTCGATACAGATAATGAGGTTTCTAACCGGCTGCAACCATTctgcaatgaaaattttcaatcaagctTGGATAGTCAGATTGTTGTTGGTCTAATCAATATGCTTGATTCATCTAATCAATTGGTTCGTTTGTTCCGTCATGCTGGGCAAAGGTTTGGGGATGTCGAGGTTCCAGAATTCAAACTTCGGTTAAttggtaaaagagatgatgACTCAAGGCAATACGATGATCCTTCTTTAAATGACATTGGTGGTTTGGTTGTTGGGGACATTGGTCATTGTCAATCTGATCgggacataattattgaaagttTATCTGGAACACTTCAGAGGATCTCAAAGCTTCATCCAAAATTTATGTCCCTTCATTATCCACTTCTTTTTCCATATGGTGAGGATGGTTTTCACACTGATATTCCATTAGCTCATCAAGAGCAGCAACCAcctaaaaaaaggcaaaaggtTTCAATGAGAGCCTATTATGCTTATCTCAttcatgaaagagaaaaacaagaaagcactCTCATAAAAGGCGGACGATTGTACCAGCAATTTTTGGTTGATgcatttgttaatgttgaagaGGAACGTTTGGATTTTATACGTGCAAACCAAGAAAATCTTAGAAGTGAGCATTACAAGGGAATACATGATGCTGTTACTAGAGGTGATATTGATGGATCAACTACAGGGAAAATTATACTTCCATCATCTTTAACAGGAAGCCCTCGGTATATGATTAATAATTACCAAGATGCTATGGCCATATGTAGGTGTTATGGGAATCCTGATCTTTTTATCACATTTACCTGCAATGTTAATTGGCCTGAAATTCgccgagaaattaaaaaaacaaggagcTATCAACCTGAGGACAAACCTGACATCATAGCAAGGGTATTTCATTCCAAGCTAATTGATATGATGTCATTCATCAAGTCCGGAAAACCTTTCGGACGGACAATTGCTG atGTTTGCGCTGTGGAGTTCCAAAAAAGAGGTTTGCCACATACTCATTTGTTAGTTTGGCTAGCTCCAGAATTCAAATTCCGTTCGCCTGAGGATGTTGACTCTATTATTTCAGCTGAAATACCTGACAAGCATCAAGATCCTATTTGCTATGAGATCgtttcaaaatttatgatgCATGGTCCATGCGGCGCTGCAAATCCAAAGGCTCAAT gTAATCAATCCTTATCGTCAGTTCTTGGGAGACCTGGCATTAATAAGACAATGCTCACAGAGTGGTTTGAGCGCAACAGGGTTGCTGTCGATGCACGAGATCTATTTTACTCACAGTTTCCAAACAAGTATGTTTGGGATGCTAGGCAAAAAGAATGGATTGTTAGATCACGTGGATTTTGCCTTGGTCGCATTGTGTATGTCCATCCTGCAGCTGGAGAGTTGTATTTTCTCAGAATGTTACTTAATCATATTAAAGGAGCAAAGAGCTTCGAAGACTTGCGGCAAATCTCTGGTACAATATTTCCAACTTTTCAACTTGCATGCAAGGCTTTGGGACTCTTAGGAGATGATAAAGAATGGTCAGATGCATTTGGTGAGGCTATTCCAACAGCTTCTTCTCCGCAGCTAAGGcaactttttattaatattattatgttttgtgaGGTTGCTGATCCAAATAGTCTTTTCGATCAATTTTGGCACTCTATGCATGATGACATTGAATATCATCTGAGATCTTCTTTCTCAATGTTGAACGTTCGTTTGTCTGATGACGAACTTAAGAACTATGTGTTGTATGAGCTTGAGCAACTTTTTAATGCTTCCGGGACATCATTGGAAGATCATAAACTTCCAATGCCAAATGGTCGATTGATGGATGAAGTCAGGAACAAACTTTTAAGGGAAGAGCTTAGCTATGATCTTGCTGAGCTTAGAAATAATCATTCATTGGCTATGCCACTTCTTAATCCATGTCAAAGAAACATCTATGATTCTGTTATTACATCTATACTACAAAAGAAACAAGCGCTCATATTTGTTCATGGTCATGGTGGAACAGGAAAGACTTTTTTATGGCATACAATTATTAATCGAGTTAGATCTGAAGGTTCAATTGTTCTTGCTGTTGCCTCATCTGGAATAGCTTCTCTTCTATTACCTGGAGGGCGAACAACCCATTCTAGATTTAAAATTCCATTAGAAGTTAATGAGAGTTCAACATGCGAGATTAAACACAACACTCACCTTTCACGACTACTGGAGATCACATCACTCATTGTTTGGGATGAGGCTCCAATGAATAATAGATTCTGTTTTGAAGCTTTGGACAAGTCTCTACGAGATGTTCTTAGACTTAACAATCCATTTGGTGGCAAGTCTGTCTTATTAGGTGGGGATTTCCGACAAATTCTTCCTGTTATACCTGGaggaacaaaagaagaaataattaatgctTCTTTTACTAGCTCATTGCTATGA
- the LOC118047900 gene encoding uncharacterized protein, translating into MAIHLHNIKKYVFYLLIRARVCRVWIPKQNGQATNFNCLFVDREGGAIQGSAKSRDAAHFSSIIIEGGYYEVKNFYTFENRYMNAVVGHEAVVDLKSDTKVTRLNSPPLSIPRYYFNLTDFAHVLNKEKGSRLLTDVLGRLKAIQPIEKILVRGQTLEDKREFILENIRGEELRITLWGDIARSFDDASLAEQDSPLIVAFAGFRVSEFRGSANLIGTAASVWYFNPDIPELLAYNHYYAQMAVDLHQLPPSSGAVLSLETQINENRRTIREILCMDPYEHKNERFTCKAFIVDYDLFKGWWCQSCPDCNKPLSGLLNNLRCMEHDYPSSAPVPWFRLNCIVSDGKDVTNFLLSGKTAEYFFNASAHHLVFDKQFTDPFTVPPQMIEKLNKTKIFQLRFGAYKSVLGRCEIYVCNIFDEIPTEASITPPSPIKNIDTPSSITSATGSLRTFTPPTPNVADPLDLDQSQIQTPTSQQDTSPQKDTFHDSCHRQSKRALTFNDVEPHDSTQLPHPKPFNEDSSKELLYKDDDNPAPQLSKKQRLSVSSPEKETN; encoded by the exons ATGGCTATTCATttacacaacattaaaaaatatgttttctaccTTTTAATCCGAGCTCGAGTATGTCGTGTTTggattccaaaacaaaatggaCAAGCAACAAACTTCAATTGCCTATTTGTTGATCGTGAG gGTGGTGCAATACAAGGATCAGCCAAATCTAGAGATGCTGcacatttttcttcaatcattaTTGAAGGTGGATATTATGAAGTCAAAAATTTCTACACCTTTGAAAATCGCTACATGAATGCTGTTGTTGGCCATGAAGCTGTTGTTGATCTTAAGTCTGACACCAAAGTCACTCGCCTCAATTCTCCCCCACTTTCAATTCCACGATATTACTTTAATTTGACAGATTTTGCACATGTccttaacaaagaaaaaggatcaaGACTTCTCACAG atgTTCTCGGTAGGCTGAAAGCAATACAACCAATAGAAAAGATTTTGGTTCGGGGGCAAACACTTGAAGACAAAAGGGAGTTCATCCTTGAAAATATACG aggcGAGGAGCTTCGTATCACTTTATGGGGTGACATTGCTCGAAGTTTTGACGACGCTTCTTTAGCAGAACAAGATTCTCCTCTTATCGTTGCTTTTGCTGGTTTTCGTGTCTCTGAATTTAGAG GATCTGCAAATCTAATTGGCACCGCAGCTTCAGTTTGGTATTTTAACCCGGACATACCAGAATTATTAGCATACAATCATTA CTATGCTCAAATGGCTGTTGACTTACACCAGCTGCCTCCATCATCAGGAGCTGTCCTCTCATTGGAAACTCAGATAAATGAAAATAGAAGAACAATAAGAGAGATCCTCTGTATGGACCCATACGAACACAAG AATGAAAGATTTACATGTAAAGCTTTCATAGTTGATTATGATCTCTTCAAGGGATGGTGGTGTCAAAGCTGTCCAGATTGCAACAAGCCACTCTCTGGACTCCTTAATAATTTGCGGTGCATGGAGCATGACTATCCATCCTCTGCACCAGTCCCATG GTTCAGACTTAACTGCATCGTCAGCGATGGTAAAGATGTCACgaattttcttctctctggCAAGACAGCTGagtattttttcaatgcttCAGCTCATCATTTGGTGTTCGACAAACAATTCACTGACCCATTTACTGTTCCACCTCAaatgattgagaaattaaacaagacaaaaatatttcagcTTCGATTTGGAGCATACAAATCTGTTCTCGGCAGATGTGAGATATATGTTTGCAACATCTTTGATGAAATACCAACTGAAGCATCTATTACCCCACCTAGCCCCATTAAAAACATTGACACGCCATCCTCAATAACCTCTGCTACTGGAAGTTTAAGGACTTTCACCCCTCCAACACCAAACGTTGCAGATCCCTTGGATTTAGATCAATCTCAGATTCAGACTCCAACTTCACAACAGGACACCTCTCCACAAAAAGACACGTTCCATGACAGCTGCCATCGCCAGTCAAAAAGAGCATTAACCTTCAATGATGTTGAGCCACACGACAG CACCCAGCTTCCCCACCCAAAACCCTTCAACGAAGACTCATCAAAGGAGCTTCTCTACAAAGATGATGACAATCCTGCACCTCAACTTTCAAAGAAGCAGCGCCTCTCCGTTTCATCACCTGAAAAA GAAACCAATTAA